cacagcacagcaacgGATGGGTGTGTCTcaaggggaggggctgtgggCACCATCTGTCCGGTCATTCCACTGACTGGATGGTGCCCACTGTCTCAAACCTTTGACCTtacaaaatgttcagtgttgACCATTctgagctgaatatctggtcaggAAATGACCAGAGAGATGACAACCGAGACAACAGATGTAATCTCTCTCTAATTAACTTCTCATCCCACAGATCCCTACCGTTTACATACTGAAGACAGAACATGAGGATATCCATTTTGGGTAGTGCAACGAGCAAtacaaaattattacattaaatatgcatatgcataataTGCATCATTTGATGATTACCAGACAGATTAAGATGGCTATTGCTGCTTTTGAAAGACAGCTTCAACATCAAAGGATTCGAATTACACATGTTGGCTGGGGCACtttgaaagtgtttatttctctCCTGCTTAAATTTGCTCAGTAATTCGTCAGCAGAaccatttttccccacagtaTAAGAGACAGACGGGAGTGCTGTCCTTTCATGGGGGACACACCAGTGACTTCCACGGAGAGAGCACTCCAACCTTACatccactccacaaacacaaacaactttAGTGTTTTTAGTtcttggttttaaaaaatatatgtttttgaGCAGTGTCATTtctatatacatatttttaaatattttccacacataaaatagtttttgttttgaaagcgTTTGGCACGTTTCTGTCTTTCACTTTTTTGTGGTGGTCTcaccacacacagctgtccAGCATCCCATAGTATGATGGAGGGGGGTTTGAGGGACGAATCACTGATAATAGGGTATTATCCTACAggtaaaaaatgtacaatacagactcacacacacacgcacacgcacacgcacacacgcacacacgcatacacacacacaaagacgcacgctcacataaacacatacaaacaaaccaATCAACACAAAGCTATGTTTCAGTCTCTGTGCAGAACGCACAGCCTGTGTTTTGAGGACATGCATTTACAACTCAGAACTCTGGGGCACCACCCTCCCTGCCTCCACCCTTCCAGCAGAATGCCACATAACCTCACAGCCGATGCACTTACTGTAGACCCGTCTAGCAGTAACAAAGCCAGGTTGACCTTTCACCTTGATGTCACTGGGTCACCATCTTTAGAGGCTCAATCGAACCGCTAACCTACTTCCAGCTCTGTGCACTGACTCTCTCGGTAACTGTTTGAGCCATTTGCTTTTCCACATTATCCTTCTCCGCCATCTTCAGGCAGGATAAGATATAAATAACCCCCATAAAAACAATCGAGAAAAGTTATCAAATTATTATAAGACAGCCATAATATGTATGTGAGGTGAGCCACAAGGTGGTGTCAAGCTATGCGTTATCTGAGTTACAGCAAACTGTAATCTACAAAGGCAATGGAAAAACATTTCCTACATGTACATCTGAAAACGTGGTTTTCTTCTCCACATTAATGCTGGGATAGGGAAGACTGGTAGGCTTCAAATGTTGTTGTGATCAACTAAGAGTGACTGCCATCTCAAGTGGGTGTAGTTTGTTTGCTCAGGGGGTGTAGTTTGTTATCTTAGAGAGGTGTGGTTTCTTAACTCATATCGGTCTGTGGTATAGAAACCTATATGGGTGTGGTCTGTCTGCTCAGGTGGGTGGTCCACCCCTTACACACCTGGCTGGAAAGAGCCTTTGACAGACCTGTGATAGACACACCAGAACAAACACTACGCTGGTATGCCAGTATTTTATGCCGTCtcgtttgtttgtgtttaagaACAGGACAGGAAGAAGAGACTCAAAGGTCAGAGGCTATGACACAGACACCCTTATGAGGATCcaaacatataataatataaactATCCATTATTATTCATCTAACTAATGATGTCTTTCaataggaaataaaaataattatatgaaTCTTTCCTGTGGGGCAGGTACTTGCTGCACTGACCTTCAGCCAAATACTGAGCCTGTGGTAGTCTGTCCCATGTAAGCCAGCAGGCACTGAGGACGCACTCCAGAGAGAGGCAGTAGTGAGTCAGCGCATCACCTACCAAACTGCGTCAACAACGCCTGACTGACGAGGACCTGATGTCATGGTGGAGACCTTGcagaagcacacagagacacgcccGTCATGTGAAAACATCGCTGAAAAACGAGGTCATTTCCATTCCTGACAGCAACCGACAGCCCCTGCTCTCAGAGAACCCCGCTTCCACTCAGGGTGCACACAAGAAGTGACATTTcagaacacaggaagtgataTCTGTCTCTACATACAGGAAGTGAAATCTCAGGGCACAGGAAGCTATCCGTCAACATAAGCATATGTGTGAAGcacattttctctgctgtttttgttgtttttatgatgCAGGCAGTCAACAAGGGTTTGGCAAAAGAAGGGAGAACACACCtactcccctctcctcccccctgccaTGGTGATGCAGAAAGACAGGTGCTCATCAGCCAAGTCACTCAACAACCTTCAACTGAACCTTTAACCCCTGCAAGAGGAAGCTGAGCCGCTGCTCTCCGAGAGCAGGGGACACCACTGCATTGCCGTCGTCTGGGAGACGAGCCTCTGTGTCTCGAGATGCGGTGCATTGCTGTCTCACGCCTCTGATGAGGCAGAGAAATGTGTGACGCGGTTATTCTTATGTTATGGTAGACCTGAACCCCATCTCTTTCCACCAGACCTGGATAGAACAGCTTAATCTGCAGTGTGTTTACGCAAGctggcaggaagtgatgtaatCACTCTGTCAGCTAACAGGTGAGGCTGTGCATGTCTCGCCTTGTTAAACCCAGCTGCTGGCAGGGGTCATCCCCAGCTCAGGCTGCAGAGGCACAGCCCTTGCTATAAGCAGCGGAGAGGACggaggagggaaaggaaaagaaacgCTACGGACCTCCTccatcccataatgcactgcggTGCCCACAGCAGGGTGCGCATGTTTAGCTGAGCTAGCATGGGGTTCAGAGTTCTAAGACAATGACCAGAGCCCCCCACCAtgcaaagagacagacagagggcaggATTCAGGACATCCACCATTGTAACCATTGTAACCATTGTAACCAGTATAACCACTGCATCCAGCACAAACACTGTAGCAAACATAACCACTATATCTAGTATAACCACTACAGCCAGCATAACCACTATATCTAGAATACCCAACGTATCCTGTACAGCAGAGCTTTGGCCAAACCACATGAGAAAGTACCTCCGAGTTCGAAGCAAACACCACCTCAGGCTGACATCAGAACAACTGAGATAAATATTAACGTTTCCTCACACATGCAACAGAAGACAAGAATAATCCTGCCTCCAGGCCGGGGCAGGCCTGAAGAAGGAGCCCCTCCCAGCCCCATCTtcctgcagagaggacagaatCTGCACTCACACGAAGAAAACATACCAGACTGTTTAGTGAAAAGCCGAGCGGCTGAAATCTGCCAGGTTCTGGAATCTCCGGGGTTGTTTGGACCAggctggttgttttttttgttttgtcattgttataAAGTGCCTTCCAGCTGCAGGTGGCCCTGGATTGAAAGCAGTTTGATGGAGAgcaatcccagcatgccgtgTGGGGCAGCGTCTGGGAGAGAGGCTTCTTCATTGGCCTGACAGTTGACGTATGTCTGTGGGCAGGTCTGGGGGAGTTGTTGGCACATGACTCAGGGGGGtcctgagacagagaggtggggggagaagGGCAGGGCGGGGTCGAGGTAGCCACCGGGAGGGGGGGGCGTGTAGTGCTGGCTGCTGGCTcttgctcctcctctctgtcaatCCCTGGACTGGTAGAACAGGATGTACCCCGACTCTGAGTTTTTGGAAATGTCAGAGGTCAGACCGTAGAACTCCTCGATGGCCTGAGCGTCAATTTTCTgcggagacagagagtgaggaaaaACTGTGAGGAGGCCGTGGGTGAACTGGAGGGGGTGATGGGGCACAGGGGTATGTTCACTGACCTCCACGATGTCATCGTCAAACAGCAGCCAGAAGCCGTGACTCTTTACGATAGTGATGTAATGGCCTCGGTTCGGTCCGCTgtccacaaacagaaaaaacagcaaatttacCTCCGACACCTTCACCCACCACAGCGCCCAGAACCGGGTAACCCCTAAAACCTAACTGTAACCCTAACCCACCACAACGCCCAGATCCAGGCGACCCCAAAAACCACTGCATCCACCACACGAGGGACAGGATCTACAGACTCAAGATATATTACACCCCGAACATGTTTACAGAAATATCTTGCAGCAGTAGAAGTGGAATTCTGTAAGAAATTTGGCATTCTGTGATGAGCAGGAGTTTTCCAGGTCCTACCAGCTCTGAAATTAGCGCTTACATTAATGTTATGTAACAGGACTTCAGCTGTATTTATTGCTCTCaaataaatcactgaaaaacaattcatataaaaataatataaagtgAAACACTGCAAAGAGAGGTTTGTACTATGTTTGCGGAAAAATGGCTTAGATCAACAACTTGAATATTGGCATATCACAGCATACGGAATATTGAGATGGTTAAATTTAAAGGCACATAGCTGACATTAGTCAGGTCCTGGATCTTGTTTTAAAGCTGTGAATAAAAAGGCCAATGAGCCCTTCGGACACGCGATTAAAGCAAACAGAAACCGGTAGAGCAGCGCTCCCATCTCCCATCAATGCTGCCTGTCGCCATGGCAGCTGGCAGGCCGGTGAAACGTCCAGAAGGGTCATTTCAGTCCTTCTCACATAAACCTGCCTCACCGACCTAAGATCagctctgacacagacacacaggcagaacaaCATCATAACATTTTCAGCTATGAATCTGACATGCCTATATACAGTACACCACCATGCCTAAAAGCACACCGAAGAGAAACTATGTTAGTTCTGACGAATCAAACATGATTTTATGTATGAAATCAAAGATGTCTTCAGAAATGTGTGTAACTGTATGTAACTCCGTATGTGAGCGTTTGTGTTTATGGCCTGTGCGCATGTGTTACGTACCTGCCACAGTGCACCACCACGGCAACGAGGTCGTACATGCGGTCCAGGTTGACCGCGTCTCCGGAGGTGTTGAAGAGGCGGAGCTCCAGGGGGAAGACCACGCGATAGGACAGCTTGGTGTAGCGGTGCAGCTGCTCCATGTACTTAAAGCGCTTCAGGTGCAGAGCCAGGATCATCGGCAAGCGCTTCACCCTCattctaaacacacacacacacacacacagccaggatCATCGGCAAGCTCTTCACACTCATTCTAAACACACAGAATACCATCActgacactcactcacacactcacacacacacctaatacACTtctcataaatacacacacacaaagagcctGGATTATTGGTAAGCACTTCACCCTCATCCTAAACACAGAGAataccatctctctctctctcacacgcacacacactactgaCCGTTTCTGGGCCTCCTGCTTGCTGCAGCATGTTTCACAGTAGTATTTGTATTCGCTACACAGAGTTTCTGTGTTACTGAAGTCCCTgtaaaacacaccacacacacatccctcttAGAAATTGCATTACATGTGTGTTCCTCTACAGAGTGTGTTATCAGGGTGCTGTCCTACTTTAGACAATACCTTATCAGCGTGCTCTCCTACCTTAGATTGTGCATCATCAGTGTGCTGATCTACCTTATACAGTGCGTTATCAGTGTGCTGTCCTACCTTAGACAGTGTGTTATTGACGTGTTCTGCTCCACGTCCACAGAGAGGTCCAGAAAGTCCTCGTCTTTACTGCTGACCTACAGGGGGGTGACACCAAGGCATGAGTGTCCAGACTGCCCAGGCGCTACTATGTACTACtatggtcatgcagtgcttctaacaTCGTTGACTCTGTatagccgttttcacatatgaactccggacaaagtgcggagaatcaggtccggaaatCGGCCGGAAtttccctttcacacatgtagcacctAACAGGAGATTttccgtgacagacgcgttctcacccacaggaaatactccggtttggtttaggtgaggggcggcgcctgggtagagcgtgcaggaggcaggacatgatgcaaaaagtacgctgcagaaatcgcagtggctgtattcgaaaccgcctactgcatactgtgtactgcgtactacacaagtatatactgtatgctgcatgctatttttcagtgtagtacccagtatgcgaccattaataattacatttgtagtatgttgcattgtcacttgaaatcattgcgagtttataaacgtccagatttcctcgtggtattgTCCAGTTAGACGCCATtttcacgagtgaaaagtattgaggagatcacctaaagtattcgcgagttgaagtactttcagtttttttcttttcaatgtcttaccttttggtggtacgggtacataatgtggcacggaggaggagaaggcgaacatagctattgtactttttgggtagcctataaaaaatatcacacatagccatccaaatggtgctactggtacacataatttattattaattatacatttattaaaacaataaggtaagtttttcttgttcgctatgtaatattaggtcaccagttcacctatctcactatacctatcactattacttagctacagcttagctagctactaaccagatagtaaactactaaccaatgttattaatcatcgtaagagacatgttttggcagtatagctatagctaactatttctttaatgatcattggactcaaaatagcatgtatttggacatatccacaatgtcaacgaaacaatggaaagctatgtacaggcacgcagaaaagagtacaaagcagatgtttgtattcttccagtttcgcgccagtcgcataatagaaatgtcatcaacacgcccactcactcgcggtggattctccggaacgttgcctgctctattcacacatgggctcactccgacatgaggcggactttgtactaggaagctggcagaacgaagtccgtcacatgtccagtccgactgtttcggacatttgcgttctcacatacagctcctccgtctaagggccggatacgttccggcttccagtgcatgtgtgaaaggggctcatggtttttcgcttgtgttaTACTgtactcacttgtaagtcgctttggataaaagagtctgccaaatgaataactgtaaatcTGTTCATGTGATGCAAACACAAGTCACACATGGCAGAAAGTATGAGAATAAATACTgataaaagattaaaataacACACTGGAGGAGCTGGGTGAGGGTTAGAGCAACCTGGAGCATAGttgttttattgaaaaggaGATACAATCTGAAAGTTCTCTTTAATCGAGATTTTAAGGAGTTCTTACTGACATCTTAATGATCCCCTATAGACAACATTAGGCTTCAACATCAGTGACTGTATGACATGCACTCTATAAAACTGTATGcataataaaagcaacattttgggtttgttttttacTGCATAATCTTCAATCTTTTAGCTCATCAGACTATGATTTGCTTTCATTAAATCCACTTCAGTAATTTTTGTTCATAATCCCGTGCATCCCCTTCCGCGTGACACCAGACACCTAGCGTGCGTACTTCCTGCTGCGGGTAGCGTTCTCACCGTCTCGCAGTTGAGGCAGCGCGTCTCATTGGTCAGCGTGCCCTGGAAGATGTCGTGCACCCAGGTGGGCTCAGCCttgttctcctctgtctccacgGCGACGGTGCCATTCTTCAGACGGCCGTTCTGcctctcctgcttcctctcctcctgcaggatgTCCGCCACCGTGTTCAGCAGGTAGTTCAGGAACTCGTGCGCATCCTGCTGCATGTAGTTATCAAACAGGTCTGTAGCGGGCAACAGAGAGACTCACCGTTAGAGCAGTGATCAGGGTAGCAGTGtagagcagcggtcagagcagtGGTTAGTAGGGGGGAGTGTGGAGCAGCAATGTGGAGAGGtggtcagtagggggcagtgtggaacAGTCCCCATTATTATACACATTGAATTTAGtgacttttttctttaatcaattcatctaaaaactctaccagccaactagACTCCATACCAACCGccttcctaaaacagctactacctgcaattggcacactgTTATTAAAACTTGTCAAAgcctcccttatgtctggacacgtacctcagtccttcaaagtagcagttatcaagcctgTTCTGAAGAAGCCCAATCTAGACCCCAATGACTTGtcaaactacaggcccatctcaaatcttccattcctctcaaaaatcctggaaaaagcagtatcaaagcaactctgtgcatttttacactctaacaacattttggaagtctttcagtctgggtttagacctcatcatAGTACAGAAACCACTCTTCTGAAAGTGCTCAATgatcttctactctcctgtgacaatggctgtatctctcttctcgTGCTACTAGACTTAAGTGCAGCCTTTCATACTATCGATCActgtatcctccttgaccgcctcgaaaacctgtTTGGTATAAGAGGACAGGCTCTATCTTTCTCTATCtaaagaccttggtgttgttattgatcctgagctctcttttgaaactcatataactaacacctctaggacagccttc
The nucleotide sequence above comes from Megalops cyprinoides isolate fMegCyp1 chromosome 2, fMegCyp1.pri, whole genome shotgun sequence. Encoded proteins:
- the usp46 gene encoding ubiquitin carboxyl-terminal hydrolase 46 yields the protein MTVRNIASICNMGTNASALEKDIGPEQFPINEHYFGLVNFGNTCYCNSVLQALYFCRPFRENVLAYKAQQKKKENLLTCLADLFHSIATQKKKVGVIPPKKFISRLRKENDLFDNYMQQDAHEFLNYLLNTVADILQEERKQERQNGRLKNGTVAVETEENKAEPTWVHDIFQGTLTNETRCLNCETVSSKDEDFLDLSVDVEQNTSITHCLRDFSNTETLCSEYKYYCETCCSKQEAQKRMRVKRLPMILALHLKRFKYMEQLHRYTKLSYRVVFPLELRLFNTSGDAVNLDRMYDLVAVVVHCGSGPNRGHYITIVKSHGFWLLFDDDIVEKIDAQAIEEFYGLTSDISKNSESGYILFYQSRD